One stretch of Streptomyces agglomeratus DNA includes these proteins:
- a CDS encoding rod shape-determining protein, with protein sequence MSFIGRDMAVDLGTANTLVYVRGKGIVLNEPSVVAINTNTGGILAVGAEAKKMIGRTPGNIVAVRPLKDGVIADFEITERMLRYFILKIHKRRYLARPRVVVCVPSGITGVERRAVIEASTQAGARQVHIIEEPMAAAIGSGLPVHEATGNMVVDIGGGTTEVAVISLGGIVTAQSIRVAGDELDSSIIQHIKKEYSLLLGERTAEQIKITIGSAFDLEKDEHTEIRGRDLVSGLPKTVVISAAEVRKAIEEPVNAIVDAVKTTLDKCPPELSGDVMDRGIVLTGGGALLRGLDERLRRETGMPIHIAEDPLDSVALGAGKCVEEFEALQQVLDAQPRR encoded by the coding sequence ATGTCGTTCATCGGCCGTGACATGGCTGTCGACCTCGGGACCGCCAACACGCTGGTGTACGTCAGGGGTAAAGGGATCGTGCTCAACGAGCCCTCCGTCGTCGCCATCAACACCAACACCGGCGGGATCCTCGCCGTTGGTGCCGAGGCCAAGAAGATGATCGGCCGGACGCCGGGCAACATCGTTGCCGTCCGGCCGCTGAAGGACGGCGTCATCGCCGACTTCGAGATCACCGAGCGGATGCTCCGCTACTTCATCCTGAAGATCCACAAGCGCCGCTACCTGGCCCGCCCCCGGGTCGTCGTCTGCGTGCCCTCCGGCATCACCGGAGTCGAGCGCCGCGCCGTCATCGAGGCGTCCACCCAGGCCGGCGCCCGCCAGGTGCACATCATCGAGGAGCCCATGGCCGCGGCCATCGGCTCGGGTCTGCCCGTCCACGAGGCCACCGGCAACATGGTCGTGGACATCGGTGGCGGCACCACCGAGGTCGCCGTCATCTCCCTCGGAGGAATCGTCACAGCACAGTCGATCCGGGTGGCCGGCGACGAGCTGGACAGCTCGATCATCCAGCACATCAAGAAGGAGTACTCCCTCCTGCTCGGCGAGCGCACCGCCGAGCAGATCAAGATCACCATCGGCTCGGCGTTCGACCTGGAGAAGGACGAGCACACCGAGATCCGCGGCCGCGACCTCGTCTCCGGTCTGCCCAAGACCGTCGTCATCTCGGCGGCCGAGGTGCGCAAGGCCATCGAGGAGCCGGTCAACGCCATCGTCGACGCCGTGAAGACGACGCTCGACAAGTGCCCGCCCGAGCTCTCCGGCGACGTCATGGACCGCGGCATCGTCCTCACCGGCGGCGGCGCCCTGCTGCGCGGTCTCGACGAGCGCCTGCGCCGCGAGACCGGCATGCCGATCCACATCGCCGAGGACCCGCTCGACTCCGTCGCGCTCGGAGCGGGCAAGTGCGTCGAGGAGTTCGAGGCACTCCAGCAGGTACTGGACGCCCAGCCCCGCCGATGA